A stretch of the Bacillus anthracis str. Vollum genome encodes the following:
- a CDS encoding DUF1934 domain-containing protein: MEKQLAGLPVHVHFVTEIREGARKETVAFEANGQYYVKGQGTYVTFQEPNEQGEVKTIIKIQDEQVLIMRSGAVSMRQTHVKGEWTTGTYTSELGTFALQTKTDNVLFKWSDEKKKGQLFLTYALLLSEQEAGRYTITINLKEAK, encoded by the coding sequence GTGGAGAAACAACTTGCAGGCTTGCCGGTACACGTTCATTTCGTAACAGAAATCCGTGAAGGGGCGAGGAAGGAAACCGTTGCTTTTGAAGCAAATGGTCAATACTATGTAAAAGGTCAAGGTACATATGTAACATTCCAAGAGCCGAACGAACAAGGCGAAGTGAAAACAATTATTAAAATTCAAGATGAACAAGTTCTTATTATGCGTTCAGGTGCTGTTTCGATGCGTCAGACGCATGTGAAAGGTGAATGGACAACTGGTACGTATACGAGTGAACTTGGTACGTTTGCATTGCAAACGAAAACTGATAACGTTCTTTTTAAATGGTCGGATGAAAAGAAAAAAGGACAACTCTTCTTAACGTACGCATTGCTTCTAAGTGAACAAGAAGCTGGCAGATATACAATTACGATTAATTTGAAGGAGGCAAAATAA